One Leopardus geoffroyi isolate Oge1 chromosome B1, O.geoffroyi_Oge1_pat1.0, whole genome shotgun sequence DNA window includes the following coding sequences:
- the NAT8L gene encoding N-acetylaspartate synthetase, translating into MHCGPPDMVCETKIVAAEDHEALPGAKKDALLAAAGAMWPPLPAAPGPAAAPAAPPPAPGPQPRGGAGGAGPPGGRGVYIREFRAAEQEAARRIFYDGIMERIPNTAFRGLRQHPRTQLLYALLAVLCFALTRSLLLTCLVPAGLLGLRYYYSRKVVLAYLDCALHTDMADIEQYYMKPPGSCFWVAVLDGNVVGIVAARAHEADNTVELLRMSVDSRFRGKGIAKALGRKVLEFALVHNYSAVVLGTTAVKVAAHKLYESLGFRHMGSSDHYVLPGMTLSLAERLFFQVRYHRYRLQLREE; encoded by the exons ATGCATTGTGGGCCTCCCGACATGGTCTGCGAGACGAAGATCGTGGCCGCCGAGGACCATGAGGCGCTGCCGGGGGCCAAGAAGGACGCGCTGCTCGCCGCCGCCGGCGCCATGTGGCCCCCGCTGCCCGCCGCGCCCGGGCCGgccgccgcgcccgccgcgcccCCTCCCgcgcccggcccccagccccgcggcggcgcggggggcgcggggccgcCGGGGGGGCGCGGCGTGTACATCCGCGAGTTCCGCGCGGCCGAGCAGGAGGCGGCGCGCCGCATCTTCTACGACGGCATCATGGAGCGCATCCCCAACACGGCCTTCCGCGGCCTGCGGCAGCACCCGCGCACGCAGCTGCTCTACGCCCTGCTGGCCG TGCTGTGTTTTGCCCTGACCCGCTCGCTGCTGCTGACGTGCCTGGTGCCGGCGGGGCTGCTGGGCCTGCGTTACTACTACAGCCGGAAGGTGGTCCTCGCCTACCTGGACTGCGCTCTGCACACGGACATGGCCGACATCGAGCAGTACTACATGAAGCCCCCCG GCTCCTGCTTCTGGGTGGCCGTGCTGGATGGCAACGTGGTGGGCATCGTGGCGGCGCGGGCCCACGAGGCAGACAACACGGTGGAGCTGTTGCGCATGTCCGTGGACTCGCGTTTCCGTGGCAAGGGCATCGCCAAGGCGCTGGGCCGCAAGGTGCTGGAGTTCGCTCTGGTGCACAACTACTCGGCGGTGGTGTTGGGCACGACGGCCGTCAAGGTGGCCGCACACAAGCTGTACGAGTCGCTGGGCTTCAGACACATGGGCTCGAGTGACCACTACGTGCTGCCCGGCATGACCCTGTCGCTGGCCGAGCGCCTCTTCTTCCAGGTCCGCTACCACCGCTACCGCCTGCAGCTGCGCGAGGAGTGA